One part of the Trichoplusia ni isolate ovarian cell line Hi5 chromosome 18 unlocalized genomic scaffold, tn1 tig00003415_group17, whole genome shotgun sequence genome encodes these proteins:
- the LOC113506524 gene encoding egalitarian protein homolog — MESMEYELARNLTLLFFVERLLDKGEPRTLHDLSCQFGAKGFTKEMRQIAGGSQSGLKKFLAQYPALFSIDGDYVDINTFQKHPSGAGASSNNDYIEEAKEYFAGKMVQYGEGTEVPIKSLLGHRSQASPQVRHISGQRIKEFKDFLLKHPDTFQIIDDNVVLVSENHRRGNAHTNSEQFHNLPVANINTDTAQQLLDYVAQCIEAKGPVMVDQLFHLIVSRFPQEYWYQMFKSPADLSAFLKIFSDSFHVQSNLVTLISKPKIPVMYLNAKAKAKTDIPKPVVEEKPVSPIPPTVESPTPSDGKKSPANRILSPIESPRGPQGNIANQTLKQRINSIVIKNLAENMVRDRVNNHLNARSAEETNGTPSLRNNVMGEAWRQKVLQCTTVIANVRECATLIESIMAPKRNTKSIVSFDCEGINLGLKGVLTLCQIATMNGEVYILDIMACPNMVIEGKIKDLLESENVVKIIHDCRNDSVNLHNQFEIVLKNVFDTQAAHAVLQLQQQGVPVYKVKNLSLNALCELYNAPMNPMKEQLKNVYRRDQRYWARRPLTKDMIIYSASDVLSLVNPAIYAYMSSNIRPDNQQLFEELSNEQVFMHIQPTEVKLRKRQRKINTEVGELKQKLAETTKNIVLSNREIRLLRYIELTEEEKEKLKGCHKISKKLEKLEAIGHDKDSDSDDDERENEMASLESNPSDPIMSPHSTQPPSLTESMQMMDEILSDTNMDKVEKINRLEAILSAVAPLSGELEDKFSQTMEQTLPLLKNKDWSNLSQILNLGGEPDRKSCSCRCHNTTYDDVKCNDLNETKKAEVGSQTLSTGDIVITRIHFREEDKLNERILNASPLSKRVGINNMS, encoded by the coding sequence ATGGAATCAATGGAATATGAGCTCGCTAGGAACCTTACTCTGTTGTTCTTTGTGGAACGCCTGCTCGACAAAGGCGAGCCGCGCACGTTGCACGATCTTTCCTGCCAGTTTGGTGCCAAAGGATTCACCAAGGAGATGCGACAGATCGCTGGCGGGTCGCAGTCGGGCTTAAAGAAGTTCCTGGCTCAGTACCCGGCGTTGTTCAGCATAGACGGGGACTATGTTGATATCAACACGTTCCAGAAGCATCCCAGCGGGGCGGGCGCCTCGTCCAACAATGACTACATCGAGGAGGCGAAGGAGTACTTTGCCGGCAAGATGGTCCAGTACGGCGAGGGGACCGAGGTGCCCATCAAGAGCCTGCTCGGGCACCGCAGCCAGGCCTCCCCGCAGGTGCGTCACATCTCCGGCCAGCGCATCAAGGAGTTCAAGGACTTCCTGCTCAAGCATCCAGACACCTTCCAGATCATCGATGACAACGTCGTTCTAGTCAGTGAGAATCATAGGAGAGGTAACGCACACACTAACTCTGAACAATTCCACAATCTACCTGTAGCTAATATTAACACAGACACTGCCCAACAGTTGTTAGATTATGTTGCACAGTGCATAGAAGCTAAGGGGCCTGTCATGGTTGACCAACTCTTCCACTTGATTGTGTCCAGATTTCCCCAAGAATACTGGTACCAAATGTTTAAGTCACCAGCTGACCTGAGTGCCTTCTTAAAGATATTTTCAGACTCATTCCATGTTCAATCGAATTTGGTAACCCTTATAAGCAAACCAAAGATACCTGTCATGTATCTGAATGCGAAAGCTAAAGCCAAGACTGATATACCAAAACCTGTGGTTGAGGAGAAACCTGTGTCCCCAATCCCACCCACAGTAGAAAGTCCTACTCCATCAGATGGTAAGAAGAGCCCCGCAAACAGAATACTCAGTCCCATTGAATCTCCTCGTGGTCCACAGGGCAATATTGCCAACCAGACTCTAAAGCAAAGAATCAATTCCATAGTAATTAAGAATTTGGCAGAGAATATGGTCAGAGATAGAGTAAATAATCATTTGAATGCTCGGAGTGCAGAGGAGACCAATGGGACTCCAAGCTTAAGGAACAATGTGATGGGTGAAGCTTGGCGACAAAAGGTGCTCCAGTGCACAACTGTCATAGCTAATGTAAGAGAATGTGCCACATTGATTGAAAGCATTATGGCACCCAAACGCAACACAAAAAGTATTGTGTCATTTGACTGCGAAGGAATAAATCTTGGCCTCAAAGGTGTGTTGACACTGTGTCAAATTGCCACCATGAATGGTGAAGTGTACATACTAGATATTATGGCATGTCCCAACATGGTCATAGAAGGAAAAATAAAGGACTTACTTGAGAGTGAAAACGTTGTGAAGATCATACATGACTGTAGGAATGATTCAGTCAATTTACACAATCAATTTGAGATTGTTTTGAAGAATGTGTTCGACACTCAGGCTGCCCACGCTGTCTTACAATTGCAGCAACAAGGTGTGCCTGTTTACAAAGTCAAGAATCTTAGTCTTAATGCTTTGTGTGAACTGTATAATGCTCCCATGAACCCTATGAAAGAGCAATTGAAAAATGTGTACCGCAGGGACCAACGTTACTGGGCTAGGAGACCTCTGACAAAAGATATGATTATTTATTCAGCATCAGATGTCCTGTCCTTAGTTAATCCTGCAATATATGCATACATGTCTAGCAATATTCGGCCAGACAATCAACAGTTGTTTGAAGAACTTAGCAATGAACAAGTATTCATGCACATTCAACCAACAGAAGTCAAACTGCGCAAGAGGCAGAGAAAAATTAACACTGAAGTTGGTGAGTTGAAGCAGAAGCTAGCTGAAACCACAAAGAATATTGTACTGAGTAACAGGGAAATCAGACTTCTCAGATACATTGAACTCACAGAAGAGGAAAAAGAAAAGTTGAAAGGTTGTCATAAAATATCTAAGAAGTTGGAGAAACTCGAAGCTATTGGGCATGACAAGGATTCTGATTCAGATGATGACGAGAGAGAAAATGAAATGGCAAGCTTAGAGTCCAACCCCTCTGATCCTATAATGTCACCACACTCCACACAGCCACCAAGCCTCACAGAATCCATGCAAATGATGGATGAAATATTGTCAGACACAAACATGGATAAGGTAGAAAAGATAAATCGTCTCGAAGCAATACTGTCCGCCGTCGCGCCCCTCAGTGGCGAGCTAGAAGATAAATTCTCACAAACAATGGAACAAACACTGCCATTGCTCAAAAACAAGGACTGGTCCAATCTAAGCCAAATTTTGAACTTAGGAGGGGAACCGGATAGAAAAAGCTGTAGCTGCAGATGCCATAATACTACCTATGATGATGTTAAGTGCAATGATCTCAATGAAACCAAGAAGGCTGAGGTTGGCTCTCAGACCCTCAGCACCGGGGACATCGTGATCACGCGGATACACTTCAGGGAGGAAGACAAGCTCAACGAGAGGATCCTGAATGCGTCGCCCCTAAGCAAACGGGTAGGAATTAACAACATGTCTTGA
- the LOC113506525 gene encoding vacuolar protein sorting-associated protein 29 — translation MLVLVLGDLHIPHRCSSLPPKFKKLLLPGRIQHILCTGNLCTKESYDYLKTLASDVHVVRGDFDENSTYPEQKVITVGQFRIGLIHGHQVVPWGDEESLALVQRQLDVDILISGHTHRFEAYEHENKFYINPGSATGAYSPLFRNATPSFVLMDIQSSTVVTYVYKLLGDEVKVERIEYKKA, via the exons ATG CTCGTCCTAGTCCTCGGTGACCTGCACATACCGCACCGGTGCAGCAGTTTGCCGCCAAAATTCAAGAAGCTCCTGTTACCGGGCAGGATACAACACATACTCTGTACTGGAAACCTCTGTACTAAAGAGTCATATGACTACCTAAAGACCTTAGCTAGCGATGTTCATGTTGTACGAGGGGACTTTGATGAG aacTCCACATACCCAGAACAGAAAGTGATAACTGTTGGTCAATTCCGCATCGGTCTCATCCATGGTCATCAGGTCGTACCGTGGGGTGATGAAGAGTCCCTGGCTCTCGTACAGAGACAGTTAGATGTTGACATACTGATATCTGGTCACACACATCGGTTTGAAGCCTACGAGCATGAGAACAAGTTTTACATCAATCCTGGATCAGCTACTGGGGCTTACAGTCCTTTGTTTAG AAACGCTACTCCATCATTCGTCCTTATGGACATCCAGAGTTCGACAGTCGTCACATACGTATACAAACTCCTCGGAGACGAGGTCAAGGTCGAAAGGATTGAGTATAAGAAAGCATAG
- the LOC113506526 gene encoding separin-like, translated as MEDFDVFTNEINFTKPLFKNILNKYVYEAPPTPNGPNYQSGRKLMAEECLAVNDDVGCAFHLSEASAASLRAMAVYRDEQSKSAADKLYKIKSYIKPVQDLVDAHPVPKTEAKLLNLLSDGTDISRDLEKFSIKDEEPFYRTYLKFSKENNVDNFQKILKEFPKEWTVVQLTVPYNPNENLKPLNEYRTDVTSLFLCTYTNDYQDDSVIPPITVHIPANITKEGEKPLFTELYSLLDENYKTIDNAQFLNNKRLVQNYWSRREDIDLRMKSVINVMDKEWLGGWGCLLTGKLIDKTLKEKVIKLVDTTISDWGFIRLTQKQRVLLYNLIESCPVLQSQQIKTCIRRILTEYGNSEDVRQVLNPECGSCTKEFKFLNELCLKCLSKSFEKLHHFSLVDGIRAFSQAVMQIKDNDELKKAKRHPVILIVDEMLDTFPWETLPILNQHPVSRMENIHFLYYLYKIHEKKICDGYFNAKCDVGRYVINPEKNLDRMENRMTSFVQYWCPAWSGHVGELPSPNDFISHLTQADIFLYCGHGDGCQLGAGGVERARGGALCVLAGCGSVREAAPAPRAPPAAAHHMLHIAGCPMVVGMLWEVTDLEVDKVISTLLSLFVPSEAPVAWANVGKAKWSHGVLDTSVEQKSPVTPERSLLRAICQARGSTGYIMIASSVVARGLPVKGI; from the exons ATGGAGGATTTCGATGTGTTTACAAATGAGATTAACTTTACAAAGCCTCTATTCAAGAACAtactaaacaaatatgtttatgaAGCGCCTCCTACACCTAACGGACCTAACTACCAGA GCGGTAGGAAACTTATGGCTGAAGAATGTCTGGCGGTGAACGATGACGTCGGCTGTGCATTCCATTTGAGTGAGGCATCAGCAGCCTCTTTGAGGGCCATGGCAGTGTACAGAGATGAGCAGTCTAAGTCTGCTG CTGATAAACTGTACAAAATCAAAAGCTACATAAAGCCTGTGCAGGATTTGGTTGATGCACATCCtgt ACCAAAAACAGAAGCAAAGCTTTTAAACTTGTTGTCAGATGGCACAGATATCAGCAGAGATCTAGAAAAGTTCTCAATCAAGGATGAGGAGCCGTTCTATAGGACATACCTGAAATTCTCTAAAGAGAATAATGTTGACAACTTTCAGAAGATACTGAAAGAATTTCCTAAAG AATGGACAGTGGTACAACTGACTGTACCATACAACCCTAATGAAAACTTGAAGCCATTGAATGAGTATCGGACGGATGTGACCTCTTTATTCCTTTGCACATACACCAACGACTACCAGGATGACAGCGTGATACCACCCATCACTGTGCATATACCTGCTAATATTACAAAAG aAGGAGAAAAGCCACTGTTCACTGAGCTGTACTCCCTGTTGGACGAGAACTACAAAACGATTGATAACGCACAGTTCTTGAACAATAAGCGCTTAGTACAGAACTACTGGAGCCGGCGGGAGGATATTGATCTTCGTATGAAG AGTGTAATAAACGTGATGGATAAGGAGTGGCTCGGCGGGTGGGGTTGTTTGCTAACCGGCAAGCTGATAGACAAGACTTTGAAGGAGAAAGTCATTAAATTAGTTGACACCACCATCTCAGACTGGGG attCATCCGGCTCACTCAAAAACAAAGAGTCCTACTCTACAATCTAATAGAAAGTTGTCCAGTGTTGCAAtcgcaacaaataaaaacttgtatCAGAAGGATATTAACTGAGTATGGCAATTCAGAAGATGTGAGACAAGTTTTAAACCCGGAATGCGGAAGTTGCACCAAAgagtttaagtttttaaatgagTTGTGTTTGAAATGCTTGTCAAAAAGTTTTGAGAAGTTACATCATTTTAGCTTAGTCGATGGTATAAGGGCGTTTTCTCAAGCTGTGATGCAAATTAAGGATAATGATGAATTGAAAAAGGCTAAAAGGCATCCTGTTATACTTATTGTAGATGAG ATGCTAGACACATTCCCTTGGGAGACTTTACCCATACTGAACCAACACCCTGTATCGCGCATGGAAAACATACACTTTCTGTACTACCTGTATAAAATACACGAGAAGAAAATTTGTGATGGATACTTCAATGCGAAATGTGATGTTGGAAGATATGTTATAAATCCAG AGAAGAACTTGGACCGCATGGAGAACAGAATGACCTCGTTCGTGCAGTACTGGTGTCCTGCGTGGAGCGGCCACGTGGGCGAACTGCCCTCGCCTAACGACTTCATATCGCATCTCACGCAGGCTGATATATTCTT GTACTGCGGGCACGGTGACGGCTGCCAGCTGGGCGCCGGCGGAGTGGAGCGAGCGAGGGGCGGCGCGCTGTGCGTACTGGCGGGCTGCGGGTCTGTGCGggag gccgcgcccgcgccgcgagcgccgcccgccgccgcgcaccacaTGCTGCACATAGCGGGCTG CCCCATGGTAGTGGGTATGCTGTGGGAAGTCACAGATCTGGAAGTGGACAAAGTGATCAGTACGCTGTTATCCCTGTTCGTGCCTTCTGAAGCGCCCGTCGCGTGGGCTAACGTGGGCAAAGCTAAGTGGAGTCATGGCGTATTAG acACATCAGTAGAACAGAAGTCGCCAGTAACACCGGAGCGGTCGTTGCTGCGAGCTATCTGTCAGGCGCGGGGCTCAACGGGCTATATCATGATCGCCAGCAGTGTGGTAGCAAGGGGGCTGCCGGTTAAAGGAATATGA
- the LOC113506527 gene encoding coiled-coil domain-containing protein 63-like: MKKFNTVNSENYSMRLEIDRLLRDRQFFNTLWKNQLKRLMDGKAMIIELLEQAISTYDQREEWCSKLDALKEKAAIDYRKHCLEVRELQRQLDHSLKLEEFLRTKGTVRLTAADAKAEAKKLEQQEEEMRIYNNYVNILDAIREFAGEEDVDKLIQEFTRREEENYALFNYINEVCTELKNLSDNVKMLKVNIEEENAKHQAKLYKQQDSIESLRSALEEKRLATASARETCEKSSQVLAMLLQQIHALAVSSDCDSLPLLKLLGKPFDINVTNARLYIKSVEKKILEIVDVIKLDEAIQRQLESKERTPPSSRRRRARAREAAPSHA; encoded by the exons CCAATTCTTCAACACGCTATGGAAGAACCAGCTGAAACGGCTGATGGATGGCAAAGCCATGATCATTGAGTTGTTGGAGCAGGCCATCTCCACGTACGACCAGCGCGAAGAGTGGTGCTCCAAGCTCGACGCGCTGAAGGAGAAGGCGGCTATAGACTATAGGAAGCATTGCCTG GAAGTACGTGAGCTTCAGCGCCAGTTGGACCACAGCCTGAAGCTGGAAGAGTTCCTACGCACGAAGGGCACGGTGCGGCTGACGGCGGCGGACGCCAAAGCCGAGGCCAAGAAACTGGAGCAGCAGGAAGAGGAGATGAGGATCTACAATAATTACGTGAACATCCTTGATGCTATACGG GAGTTTGCAGGCGAAGAAGACGTAGACAAGCTGATACAGGAATTCACCCGGCGAGAGGAAGAGAACTACGCCCTCTTCAACTATATCAACGAAGTGTGTACGGAACTCAAGAACTTGAGCGATAACGTCAAGATGCTCAAAGTTAATATTG AGGAAGAAAACGCCAAACACCAAGCGAAGCTGTACAAGCAGCAGGACAGCATCGAGTCGCTCCGCAGCGCCCTGGAGGAGAAGCGACTTGCCACGGCCAGCGCGCGGGAGACTTGCGAGAAATCCTCGCAAGTGCTGGCCATGCTGCTGCAGCAGATACACGCGCTGGCCGT ATCGTCGGATTGCGACTCGCTGCCTCTGCTGAAGCTGTTAGGCAAACCGTTCGATATAAACGTTACGAACGCGCGCCTTTACATCAAAAGTGTGGAGAAGAAGATCCTCGAAATTGTCGACGTCATCAAACTTGATGAG GCCATCCAGCGTCAGTTGGAGTCCAAGGAGCGCACCCCGCCGTCATCACGCCGACGACGCGCTCGAGCGAGAGAAGCTGCACCTTCACACGCCTAA